Sequence from the Flavobacteriales bacterium genome:
CCATGCACAAAGACAAGAAAAAAGCTAAAGCTTGTACATTTTTAGTTTCTAAAGATTGCTTTCCCCAAACTATAGATGTCCTTAAAACAAGAGCTACTCCAATTGGCATAAAACTTCAAATTGTTGAACATTCTGATTTCATTTTTTCAGATGATGTTTTCGGTATGTTAGTTCAGTATCCTTGCAAATATGGTAACATTGAAAACTATAAAGTTTTGGCTCAAGATGCTAAAAACAATAACGTTGGTATTGCTGTAACAGCCGATTTATTAAGTCTTACTCTTTTAACACCTCCTGGTGAATGGGGAGCAGATGTCGTAGTTGGAACAACCCAACGCTTTGGAATCCCTATGGGTTATGGCGGTCCTCACGCGGCCTATTTCGCTACAAAAGAAAGCTATAAAAGAAATATACCTGGCAGAATTATCGGTGTTACAATTGATGCTGAAGGCAATAGAGCATTGAGAATGGCACTTCAAACCAGAGAACAACACATCAAGCGAGAAAGAGCAACATCTAATATCTGTACTGCTCAAGTGCTACTATCTGTTATGGCGGGAATGTATGGTGTATATCACGGTCCAAAACGACTTAAAAATATTGCTAGAAAAATACACGGCTTAGCATGTGTCTTAACTGAGGGACTAGAGCAATTGGGCTACAAACAACTCAATAAAAATTACTTTGACACTATTTTGGTCAATATAAATGACGTGTCTATTGATACACTCAAGGTATTTGCTGAAGATGCTAAGATGAATTTTAATTATATCGATGATAAACATCTTTCCATTTCCATTGACGAAAAAGATGGCCTTCAAAACATCAATGATATTCTAAGCGTATTTGCAAAAAGCTGTAATCACTCTGACCCGACCGAATTAATAAAAAATGTACTGAGCGGAAATTATACAGATGCCAATTCGTTTATCCCAAAAGAATTATATAGAGAAAGTCCATATATGCAACACGAGGTATTCAATACCTATCACAGTGAGACCGAAATGATGCGCTACATTAAGCGATTAGAGAATAAAGATTTAGCATTGAATCATTCCATGATACCTCTAGGCTCTTGTACCATGAAACTAAATGCTGCTGCTGAGCTTTTTCCTCTAAGTTGGAGTGAATTTAGCAACATACACCCATTCGCGCCAATCAATCAAGCTCGAGGCTATCAAATTATGTTTCACGAACTAGAAGAATCCCTGTGTGAAATTACTGGCTTTGACGGTATGTCTTTACAACCCAATTCTGGTGCTCAAGGTGAATATGCCGGCTTAATGGTAATAAGAGCATATCATCAAAGTAGAAACGAAAGTAATAGAGACATTTGTCTTATTCCTTCATCAGCACACGGTACAAATCCCGCTTCTGCCACTATGGCTGGCATGAAAGTCGTTGTTACAAAATGCGATGAAATGGGTAACATTGATGTTGATGATCTAAAAGCAAAAGCAGAAGAACACAGTGAAAATTTAGCTGCCTTGATGATTACCTACCCCTCTACTCATGGTGTATTTGAAGAATCAGTAATTGAAGTGACAAATATCATTCATCAACATGGCGGACAAATATATATGGACGGTGCTAATATGAATGCTCAAGTTGGATTAACAAATCCAGCTATTATTGGAGCTGATGTATGTCACCTCAATCTTCATAAAACATTTGCCATTCCTCATGGAGGAGGAGGGCCAGGAATGGGTCCTATAGGAGTGGTTGAACATCTCAAGCCATTTTTACCCTCTAACCCTA
This genomic interval carries:
- the gcvP gene encoding aminomethyl-transferring glycine dehydrogenase; the protein is MNQFSERHIGPRPSDQENMLNKIGVSNMSELIDLTIPQAIRLSKKMDLPKALNESELLDHMKMLGQKNKNYRSYIGLGYYNTILPGVIQRNILENPGWYTAYTPYQAEIAQGRLEALLNYQTMVTDLTAMEIANASLLDEGTAAAEAMIMLFNAMHKDKKKAKACTFLVSKDCFPQTIDVLKTRATPIGIKLQIVEHSDFIFSDDVFGMLVQYPCKYGNIENYKVLAQDAKNNNVGIAVTADLLSLTLLTPPGEWGADVVVGTTQRFGIPMGYGGPHAAYFATKESYKRNIPGRIIGVTIDAEGNRALRMALQTREQHIKRERATSNICTAQVLLSVMAGMYGVYHGPKRLKNIARKIHGLACVLTEGLEQLGYKQLNKNYFDTILVNINDVSIDTLKVFAEDAKMNFNYIDDKHLSISIDEKDGLQNINDILSVFAKSCNHSDPTELIKNVLSGNYTDANSFIPKELYRESPYMQHEVFNTYHSETEMMRYIKRLENKDLALNHSMIPLGSCTMKLNAAAELFPLSWSEFSNIHPFAPINQARGYQIMFHELEESLCEITGFDGMSLQPNSGAQGEYAGLMVIRAYHQSRNESNRDICLIPSSAHGTNPASATMAGMKVVVTKCDEMGNIDVDDLKAKAEEHSENLAALMITYPSTHGVFEESVIEVTNIIHQHGGQIYMDGANMNAQVGLTNPAIIGADVCHLNLHKTFAIPHGGGGPGMGPIGVVEHLKPFLPSNPIIPTGGEQAISAISAAPWGSSLVLCISYAYIKMLGEEGLTKSTEVAILNANYIKEELKDDYTILYTNPNNMVAHEMILECRPFKDVGIEVTDIAKRLMDYGFHAPTVSFPVVGTLMVEPTESESKQELDKFIAAMKSIRKEINAIASGQSDEKDNVLKNAPHTINLIANDKWEKPYSRQEAAFPLEYINDNKFWPSVSRVDDAFGDRNLVCSCESIESYI